One genomic region from Pyxicephalus adspersus chromosome 1, UCB_Pads_2.0, whole genome shotgun sequence encodes:
- the STK40 gene encoding serine/threonine-protein kinase 40 translates to MKRRASERDSGETSARSKALCTGISGSNAKRAGPFILGPRLGNSPVPSIVQCLARKDGTDDFYQLKILSLDERPDKSGETQEERQGKMLLHTEYSLLSLLHNQDGVVHHHGLFQDRTCEIAEDPDANKLVRKMRKRICLVLDCLCAHDFSDKTADLINLHHYVIKEKRLGERETVVIFYDVVRVVEALHKKNIVHRDLKLGNMVLNKRTHRITITNFCLGKHLVSEDDLLKDQRGSPAYISPDVLSGKAHYKSNKIYVRLVMILRFFFLYDMFEFPICRQSMSSLSGPLQVVPDIDQVTSPENLQETKVTEESSQYEFENYMRQQLLLAEEKNTIHEAKNFPQKRHFGNFPPIRRLGYDAQPVSPLDAAILAQRYLPPPHPTLPSSH, encoded by the exons ATGAAGAGGAGAGCATCTGAAAGGGATTCTGGGGAGACCTCTGCCAGATCCAAGGCACTCTGCACGGGTATCTCGGGAAGCAATGCCAAGAGGGCAGGTCCTTTCATTCTCG gACCTCGTTTGGGGAACTCTCCTGTGCCAAGTATTGTCCAATGCTTGGCACGAAAAGATGGCACAGATGACTTTTATCAGCTTAAG ATCCTGAGCTTGGACGAAAGACCTGACAAATCAGGAGAAACACAGGAAGAGAGACAAGGCAAAATGTTATTACATACCGAATATTCCTTATTATCCCTTCTACACAATCAGGATGGAGTGGTCCATCATCACGGTCTTTTTCAG GACCGGACATGTGAAATTGCTGAGGACCCAGATGCCAACAAGCTAGTGAGGAAGATGCGAAAGCGAATATGTCTGGTGCTGGATTGTCTTTGCGCTCATGATTTCAGTGACAAGACTGCGGACCTAATCAATTTACATCATTATGTCATCAAAGAAAAGAGACTGGGTGAACGGGAAACTGTTGTCATCTTCTACGATGTTGTCAGAGTAGTAGAAGCCCTTCATAAG aaaaacattgttCATAGAGACTTGAAGTTGGGTAACATGGTGCTGAACAAGAG GACTCATAGAATAACTATTACAAATTTTTGCCTTGGGAAACACTTGGTGAGTGAAGATGACCTATTGAAAGATCAGAGAGGAAGTCCAGCGTACATCAGTCCTGATGTACTTAGCGGTAAGGCTcattataaaagcaataaaatatatgtaaggcTGGTAATGattctgaggtttttttttttatatgatatgtTTG AATTTCCTATCTGCAGGCAATCTATGTCTTCATTGAGTGGCCCGTTGCAGGTTGTTCCTGACATTGATCAGGTGACAAGTCCAGAGAACTTACAGGAG ACTAAAGTAACAGAAGAATCATCTCAGTATGAGTTTGAAAACTACATGCGACAGCAGCTTCTTctggcggaggaaaaaaacacaatccaTGAGGCCAAGAACTTCCCTCAGAAACGTCATTTTGGCAATTTTCCACCAATTAGAAGGTTGGGATATGATGCTCAGCCAGTGAGCCCTTTGGACGCTGCAATTTTGGCACAGCGATATCTTCCTCCACCACACCCGACTCTTCCCAGTTCTCACTAA
- the LSM10 gene encoding U7 snRNA-associated Sm-like protein LSm10 — MEISHSVKERTIAENSLVILLQGLHGHTTTVDLRDESSAKGSVINVDAFMNVRLAKVTYTDRQGKKSKLDDLFINGRNVRYIHIPEEVDIIHTIEEQLKKIQNVRGFGGKGRKEFASKKYR; from the coding sequence ATGGAAATAAGCCACTCTGTGAAGGAGAGAACTATTGCAGAAAATAGCCTAGTAATCCTTTTACAGGGACTGCATGGACATACTACTACTGTTGACCTAAGAGATGAAAGCTCTGCTAAAGGTTCAGTTATAAATGTGGATGCATTTATGAACGTACGTCTGGCAAAGGTCACTTATACAGACCGCCAGGGTAAGAAATCTAAGCTTGATGACTTGTTTATCAATGGACGCAATGTGCGCTACATCCATATTCCAGAGGAAGTGGATATCATTCACACTATTGAAGAACAGCTAAAGAAGATACAAAATGTCCGTGGATTCGGTGGAAAGGGAAGAAAGGAATTTGCTTCAAAGAAGTACAGATGA